In Plasmodium coatneyi strain Hackeri chromosome 3, complete sequence, a genomic segment contains:
- a CDS encoding Ribosomal L25-like protein, producing MNKLKLISKPTFFMHNAKRNHLNYKLYLKYKQWDFLKKEIVDYFNSHSRVSTVVDVQGRCWEKFKKKELLQVHGYIPAIIWKYGPEQRICIDHKLIDEYAFEEEDGHLSLLFSARLFRIHIDGNVVECVVSHVETDPVEKHIYFLKFARVVKNQVTELNIPCSIVGLIGCPAYVNGYHVQLAMNYIKCKVIGNNIPPPFQIDVSKLTYREPYNSIKLGELKHLLPDDGNVVFSEEYDLNETEVVWTYEPGKIPETPLPEDYMDPNFINKKGKRIQLTYKDYWPKQ from the exons atgaacaaactgaAGCTAATTAGCAAACCAACCTTTTTCATGCACAATGCGAAAAGGAACCACCTAAATTACAAGCTGTATTTAAAGTATAAACAATGGGATTTtctgaaaaaggaaattgttGACTACTTCAATTCGCACAGTAGGGTAAGCACGGTGGTGGATGTGCAGGGTAGATGTTGGGAgaagtttaaaaagaaggagctgCTGCAAGTGCATGGGTATATTCCCGCCATAATTTGGAAGTACGGACCAGAGCAGCGAATTTGTATCGACCACAAGTTGATTGATGAGTACGCCTTCGAGGAGGAGGACGGCCACCTGTCTTTGC TGTTCTCCGCAAGGCTGTTCAGAATTCACATCGATGGGAACGTCGTCGAGTGTGTTGTGTCACACGTTGAGACAGATCCGG TCGAAAAGCACATATACTTTCTCAAGTTTGCCAGAGTTGTTAAGAACCAAGTGACTGAGTTGAATATCCCGTGCAGCATCGTCGGTCTTATCGGCTGCCCTGCGTACGTCAATGGGTACCACGTCCAGCTAGCGATGAACTACATAAAGTGCAAAGTGATAGGAAATAatattcctcctccttttcaaaTTGACGTATCGAAGCTAACTTACAGGGAACCGTACAATTCGATTAAGTTGGGGGAGTTAAAG CACCTACTGCCGGACGACGGGAACGTAGTTTTTTCGGAGGAGTATGACCTAAATGAGACAGAAGTGGTGTGGACCTATGAGCCCGGAAAG ATTCCGGAGACGCCCCTGCCAGAGGATTACATGGACCCGAACTTtataaacaaaaaggggaagcgtATTCAGCTCACGTATAAGGACTATTGGCCTAAGCAGTGA
- a CDS encoding Hydroxyacyl glutathione hydrolase yields the protein MKPSAEVLVVPSLHDNFAYVIIDEKTKKAACVDPVEPEKVLRKIENLNVDLEYVLCTHHHYDHSGGNIRMKELRKKIKVVGSAYESTPGVTEKVYDSQIVRLGEVCIRAIHAPCHTRGHIMYYAYKMDDQKNEDNNYAPILFTGDTLFIAGCGRFFEGSAKEMFKNIEKVKGYRKETLIYCGHEYALNNLRFAMSIEKDNEHMKNKMKEVEEKVNNRKPSVPSTIEQENLINPFFRTHHYTEKFSTTDEVKILDKLRELKNNF from the exons atgaag CCAAGCGCAGAGGTGCTTGTCGTCCCGTCGCTGCATGACAATTTTGCCTACGTCATAATCGATGA AAAAACGAAGAAGGCAGCATGTGTAGACCCAGTGGAGCCAGAAAAA GTCCTCCGAAAAATCGAGAACTTGAACGTCGACTTGGAATACGTCCTCTGCACGCATCACCATTATGATCATTCAG GAGGGAACATACGCATGAAGGAgctgaggaaaaaaattaaagtcGTCGGGTCGGCGTACGAATCGACCCCTGGTGTCACTGAAAAGGTTTACGACAGCCAGATTGTGCGTCTAG GCGAAGTGTGCATAAGGGCCATTCATGCACCGTGTCACACGAGGGGGCATATCATGTATTATGCATACAAAATGGATGACCAGAAAAACGAAGATAACAACTATgcccccattttgttcactGGAGATACACTATTTATTGCCGGGTGTGGCAGGTTCTTCGAGGGTAGCGCCAAGGAAATGttcaaaaatatagaaaaggtTAAAGGGTATCGGAAGGAAACGCTCATTTACTGCGGACATGAGTACGCCCTTAACAATTTGAG ATTCGCCATGAGCATCGAAAAGGACAACGAACacatgaaaaacaaaatgaaggaggtggaagaaaaagtcaACAACAGAAAGCCATCCGTCCCATCCACCATCGAACAGGAAAACCTGATCAATCCATTTTTCAGGACCCATCATTACACGGAAAAGTTCAGCACCACGGATGAGGTAAAAATATTGGATAAGTTACGCGaattaaaaaacaatttttag